A single region of the Thunnus maccoyii chromosome 10, fThuMac1.1, whole genome shotgun sequence genome encodes:
- the LOC121904866 gene encoding alpha-N-acetylgalactosaminidase-like: MGPLPVTQLLLALTSLTVALDNGLMRTPPMGWMAWERFRCDIDCFDDPENCISEGLFRDMADRLAEDGWKELGYEYVIIDDCWMSRLRDEQGRLQPEPSRFPGGIAKLASYIHDRGLKLGIYADMGTYTCMGFPGTTLDKIEIDAQTFASWEVDYLKFDGCNSNPVEQMLGYPLMSMALNATGRPMAYSCSWPVYLGGLPPSVNYSLLGDICHLWRNYDDIQDSWDSVQGIIEWFANNQDDLQPAAGPGRWNDPDMLIIGNFGLSLDQARSQMALWAIMAAPLIMSNDLRNLDNSARAILQNKVAIAINQDPMGIQGRRLLQEKSHIEVYWRPLVHSASALVFLSRRTDMPYRYHTSLAKLNYDAGNYEAYDVFTGSTVKGLNATTELTLSINPSGVVMWYVYPEQYKEEAETLVQQHMKASFTFHKAKALHHTVL; this comes from the exons ATGGGGCCCTTACCAGTAACTCAGCTCCTGCTGGCCCTGACCTCACTGACTGTGGCCCTGGATAACGGTTTGATGAGGACTCCCCCGATGGGATGGATGGCCTGGGAACGCTTTCGTTGTGATATTGACTGTTTTGATGACCCAGAGAACTGTATCAG TGAGGGTCTGTTCAGAGACATGGCAGACCGGCTGGCTGAGGATGGCTGGAAGGAGCTGGGCTATGAATATGTAATCATAGATGACTGCTGGATGTCCAGGTTGAGAGATGAGCAGGGGAGGCTGCAGCCTGAACCTTCCAG GTTCCCAGGGGGTATTGCAAAACTTGCGTCATATATCCATGACCGTGGACTGAAGCTTGGCATCTATGCAGACATGGGCACTTACACATGTATGGGCTTTCCCGGTACCACACTGGATAAAATTGAGATTGATGCCCAGACCTTTGCCAGCTGGGAGGTAGACTATCTGAAGTTTGATGGGTGTAACTCAAATCCTGTAGAACAAATGCTGG GTTATCCTTTAATGTCCATGGCTTTGAACGCTACAGGCAGACCTATGGCCTACTCCTGTAGTTGGCCTGTTTATCTGGGAGGACTTCCACCTAGT GTGAATTACTCTCTGCTGGGGGATATTTGTCACCTGTGGAGGAATTATGATGATATCCAGGACTCATGGGACAGTGTGCAAGGCATCATTGAATGGTTCGCCAACAACCAGGATGATCTGCAGCCAGCTGCGGGGCCTGGACGATGGAATGACCCTGACATG CTCATCATTGGAAACTTTGGTCTCAGCCTGGACCAGGCTCGCTCTCAGATGGCTTTGTGGGCTATAATGGCTGCACCTCTCATCATGTCTAATGACCTTCGAAACCTGGACAACAGCGCACGGGCCATCCTGCAAAACAAAGTGGCCATTGCCATCAACCAGGACCCCATGGGTATCCAGGGAAGACGCCTGCTGCAG GAGAAGAGTCACATTGAGGTGTACTGGAGGCCTCTGGTTCATTCAGCCAGTGCCCTTGTGTTCCTCAGTCGACGGACAGACATGCCCTACCGCTACCATACCTCCCTGGCTAAACTCAACTATGATGCTGGCAACTATGAG GCCTACGATGTGTTTACTGGCTCGACAGTGAAGGGGTTGAATGCCACAACAGAGTTGACACTCTCCATCAATCCCTCAGGTGTTGTCATGTGGTACGTCTATCCAGAACAGTACAAAGAAGAGGCTGAGACACTCGTCCAACAGCACATGAAAGCCTCATTTACATTCCACAAAGCTAAAGCTTTGCATCATACTGTCTTATGA